The proteins below come from a single Miscanthus floridulus cultivar M001 chromosome 1, ASM1932011v1, whole genome shotgun sequence genomic window:
- the LOC136539909 gene encoding serine/threonine-protein kinase BSK2-like, which translates to MGCFQSKVAGPLPPKDAAALPADKPADPEAANGGADGGGDGDDKEAVKRAVPVFREFALAELRAATKGFSADLIVSESGEKAPNAVYRGRLDGGRLIAVKRFSRLSWPDPQQFLAEAAGVGKVRHKRLVNLIGCCAEGDERLLVAEYMPNDTLSKHLFHWDKQPLPWEMRLRVAYFIAQALDHCNAENRKIYHDLNAYRVLFDEEGDPRLSSFGLMKNSRDGKSYSTNLAYTPPEFLRTGRVIPESVIYSYGTVLLDLLSGKHIPPSHALDLIRGKNILLLMDSSLEGQYANEDASKLVDLASKCLQFESRDRPNIKYLLSSVGPLQKQKEVASHVFMGITKATSVLPTIYSPLGKACAGMDLSAVHDILLKTGYKDDEGAENELSFQEWTQQVQEMLNTKKFGDIAFRDKDFKTAIDYYSKLVAMMSTPSATVFARRSFSYLMNGQAELALQNAMQAQVCMPEWPTAFYLQALALSKLGMETDARDMLNDGATFEAKKQNGWRS; encoded by the exons ATGGGGTGCTTCCAGTCCAAGGTGGCGGGCCCCCTGCCGCCCAAGGACGCCGCCGCGCTCCCAGCCGACAAGCCTGCAGATCCCG AGGCGGCGAACGGCGGCGCCGACGGGGGAGGCGACGGCGACGACAAGGAGGCGGTGAAGCGCGCGGTGCCGGTGTTCAGGgagttcgcgctggccgagctgCGCGCCGCCACCAAGGGATTCAGCGCCGACCTCATCGTCTCCGAGAGCGGCGAGAAGGCGCCCAACGCCGTCTACCGCGGCCGCCTCGACGGCGGCCGGCTCATCGCCGTCAAGCGCTTCTCGCGCCTCTCCTGGCCTGACCCGCAGCAGTTCCTC gcggAGGCGGCGGGCGTGGGGAAGGTGCGGCACAAGCGCCTCGTCAACCTCATCGGCTGCTGCGCAGAGGGTGACGAGAGGCTGCTCGTCGCCGAGTACATGCCCAACGACACCCTGTCCAAGCATCTCTTCCACT GGGATAAGCAGCCGTTACCATGGGAAATGAGGCTGAGGGTTGCATATTTCATTGCGCAAGCTCTTGACCATTGCAATGCCGAGAACAGGAAAATCTATCATGATTTGAATGCTTATAGAGTACTTTTTGATGAG GAAGGTGATCCGCGCTTGTCAAGTTTTGGATTAATGAAGAACAGCCGTGATGGAAAAAGTTATAGTACTAACCTGGCTTACACTCCACCAGAGTTTCTGCGAACCG GCAGAGTAATTCCGGAGAGTGTGATATATAGCTATGGAACTGTCCTGTTGGATCTTTTGAGCGGAAAACACATTCCTCCTAGTCAT GCCCTAGATTTAATAAGGGGAAAGAATATACTGTTGCTGATGGATTCCTCCTTAGAAGGGCAGTATGCTAATGAAGATGCTTCGAAATTGGTTGATCTTGCTTCAAAGTGTCTGCAATTTGAATCTAGGGATAGACCAAACATAAAGTATCTTTTGTCTTCTGTTGGTCCTCTTCAGAAACAAAAGGAG GTTGCATCACATGTTTTCATGGGTATTACAAAAGCCACATCAGTACTGCCAACCATTTATTCTCCACTTGGGAAGGCCTGCGCTGGTATGGATCTTTCGGCGGTGCATGATATTTTGCTCAAAACAGGTTATAAAGATGATGAGGGTGCAGAAAACGAG TTATCCTTTCAAGAATGGACCCAGCAAGTGCAAGAGATGCTGAACACAAAGAAGTTTGGTGACATTGCATTTAGAGATAAGGATTTTAAGACTGCAATTGACTACTACTCCAAG CTAGTTGCAATGATGTCGACGCCTTCAGCTACAGTTTTTGCTAGGCGCAGTTTTTCCTATTTGATGAATGGGCAAGCAGAGCTTGCTCTACAGAACGCTATGCAGGCCCAGGTCTGCATGCCCGAGTGGCCTACAGCCTTCTACCTCCAAGCCCTTGCTCTTTCAAAGCTTGGCATGGAAACCGATGCCCGGGACATGCTGAACGATGGAGCCACATTTGAGGCCAAGAAGCAAAATGGCTGGCGTAGTTAG